One window of the Streptomyces sp. TS71-3 genome contains the following:
- the mmsA gene encoding multiple monosaccharide ABC transporter ATP-binding protein, which yields MRGITKTFPGVTALSDVRLTVRPGEIHAICGENGAGKSTLMKVLSGVHPHGSYDGEILFDGEPVAFRDIRASEQHGIVIIHQELALIPYLSIAENIFLGNEQARGGRIDWSETHRSAARLLARVGLSEKPATPVAELGVGKQQLVEIAKALSKKVRLLILDEPTAALNDEDSRALLGLIAELRDQGIACILISHKLNEIRRIADRVTILRDGRTIETLPVRTSPGAEPDVSEDRIIRGMVGRDLDHRFPDRTPYEGEDAGTVALRVSGWTVRHPVDHQRTVVDDVSLTVGRGEIVGVAGLMGAGRTELAMSVFGRSYGQYVAGSVEVDGRPVDTRTVPAAVAAGIAYVTEDRKRYGLNLIDTVHRNVSLASLPALARHGVVDEHEERRVAERYRASMNIKTPTVFEEVGRLSGGNQQKVVLSKWIHAGPEVLILDEPTRGIDVGAKYEIYTVVDRLAAQGKAVLFISSELPELLGMCDRIYTMAAGRLTGEVSRQEATQEVLMRQMTMDGSRGSS from the coding sequence GGCGAGATCCACGCGATCTGCGGCGAGAACGGCGCGGGCAAGTCGACGCTGATGAAGGTGCTCAGCGGCGTGCACCCGCACGGCAGCTACGACGGCGAGATCCTCTTCGACGGCGAGCCGGTGGCGTTCAGGGACATCCGGGCCAGCGAGCAGCACGGCATCGTGATCATCCACCAGGAGCTGGCGCTCATCCCGTACCTGTCGATCGCGGAGAACATCTTCCTCGGCAACGAGCAGGCCCGCGGCGGCCGCATCGACTGGAGCGAGACGCACCGCAGCGCGGCGCGGCTGCTGGCCCGGGTCGGGCTGAGCGAGAAGCCGGCCACCCCGGTGGCCGAACTCGGCGTCGGCAAGCAGCAGCTCGTGGAGATCGCGAAGGCCCTGTCGAAGAAGGTCAGGCTGCTGATCCTCGACGAGCCGACGGCCGCGCTCAACGACGAGGACAGCCGGGCGCTGCTCGGCCTCATCGCGGAGCTGCGCGATCAGGGCATCGCCTGCATCCTCATCTCGCACAAGCTGAACGAGATCCGCCGGATCGCCGACCGGGTGACCATCCTGCGCGACGGCCGCACCATCGAGACGCTGCCGGTGCGCACCTCCCCGGGCGCGGAGCCGGACGTCTCGGAGGACCGGATCATCCGCGGCATGGTCGGCCGCGACCTGGACCACCGCTTCCCGGACCGCACGCCCTACGAGGGCGAGGACGCCGGCACTGTCGCGCTGCGCGTGTCGGGGTGGACGGTCCGGCACCCGGTGGACCACCAGCGCACGGTCGTCGACGACGTGTCGCTGACGGTGGGGCGCGGAGAGATCGTCGGGGTCGCCGGGCTGATGGGCGCGGGCCGCACCGAGCTGGCGATGTCGGTGTTCGGCCGGTCCTACGGGCAGTACGTGGCCGGCTCGGTGGAGGTGGACGGGCGGCCGGTGGACACCCGCACGGTGCCCGCGGCGGTCGCGGCCGGCATCGCCTACGTCACCGAGGACCGCAAGCGGTACGGCCTGAACCTCATCGACACCGTGCACCGCAACGTGTCCCTGGCGTCGCTGCCCGCCCTGGCCCGCCACGGCGTCGTGGACGAGCACGAGGAGCGCAGGGTCGCCGAGCGGTACCGGGCCTCGATGAACATCAAGACGCCCACCGTCTTCGAGGAGGTGGGCAGGCTGTCCGGCGGCAACCAGCAGAAGGTCGTGCTGAGCAAGTGGATCCACGCCGGGCCCGAGGTGCTGATCCTCGACGAGCCGACGCGCGGGATCGACGTGGGCGCCAAGTACGAGATCTACACGGTCGTGGACCGGCTCGCGGCGCAGGGCAAGGCGGTGCTGTTCATCTCCTCCGAGCTGCCGGAGCTGCTGGGGATGTGCGACCGGATCTACACCATGGCCGCGGGGCGGCTGACCGGCGAGGTCAGCCGCCAGGAGGCCACCCAGGAAGTGCTGATGCGTCAGATGACCATGGATGGAAGCCGAGGCAGCTCATGA